The Cydia amplana chromosome 21, ilCydAmpl1.1, whole genome shotgun sequence genome includes a window with the following:
- the LOC134658052 gene encoding KH domain-containing, RNA-binding, signal transduction-associated protein 2-like isoform X2 codes for MMNDKNGYNNSDFKRNSNQDMQADADHHDQDGDEGAKINDKAGEYMRELLSEKIKLNTAKFPYATKLIDQEVTKVQASGRLPPRDFKYVDVYHEKPVKVTVKVLVPLKEHPKFNFVGKLLGPKGNTMKQLQEETMCKMAVLGRGSMRDRQKEEELRNSLDPKYAHLTDELHVEISALAPPAEAHARIAYALAEVKKYLLPDVTDMMGGPPMREMGQRDGGQRPLLAGPGPAGRPEVQYRAFTATKRSLSYQGPVVSEGPPPRGGPPGRARMPPAHAHAHHHAPHAPPMGPPRMGAKTKVISILDRARSAMESSYGYDDPYAAPEPPVRGPPRAPPADDFYYGGGGPDRYYEDEGYGYKEEREFKSSRDVGTRRPQHRAYQQQRPQPYQRPPK; via the exons ATGATGAACGATAAGAACGGTTACAATAATAGTGATTTTAAGCGTAATTCCAACCAAGACATGCAAGCCGATGCCGACCACCACGATCAAGATGGCGACGAAGGAGCGAAAATAAATGATAAAGCCGGAGAATACATGAGAGAATTGTTGagtgaaaaaatcaaactaaacaCTGCTAAATTCCCGTACGCTACTAAACTCATCGACCAGG AGGTTACCAAGGTGCAAGCGTCGGGCCGGCTTCCGCCACGGGACTTCAAATATGTCGATGTGTACCATGAGAAGCCGGTCAAAGTTACCGTTAAGGTCCTGGTGCCCCTCAAAGAACATCCCAAG TTCAACTTTGTGGGCAAGCTGCTGGGCCCCAAGGGTAACACCATGAAACAGCTGCAGGAGGAGACCATGTGCAAGATGGCTGTGCTGGGGCGGGGCTCCATGAGAGACAG ACAAAAGGAAGAGGAGCTCCGTAACTCCCTGGACCCCAAGTACGCGCACCTGACGGACGAGCTGCACGTGGAGATCTCCGCGCTGGCGCCGCCGGCGGAGGCGCACGCGCGCATCGCGTACGCCCTCGCCGAGGTGAAGAAGTACCTGCTGCCCGACGTCACGGACATGATGGGGGGACCCCCCATGAGGGAAATGGGACAGAGAG ATGGAGGGCAGCGGCCGCTCCTAGCCGGCCCTGGCCCGGCCGGTCGGCCCGAAGTGCAATACCGCGCCTTCACGGCCACCAAACGGTCCCTATCTTACCAGGGGCCCGTGGTCAGCGAAG GTCCGCCGCCGCGGGGCGGGCCGCCGGGGCGCGCGCGCATGCCGCCagcgcacgcgcacgcgcaTCACCACGCGCCGCACGCGCCGCCCATGGGCCCGCCGCGTATGGGCGCCAAGACCAAGGTCATCAGCATCCTGGACCGCGCGCGCTCCGCCATGGAGTCCTCGTACGGGTACGACGACCCCTACGCCGCGCCCGAGCCCCCG GTCCGCGGGCCACCACGCGCGCCACCCGCCGACGACTTCTActacggcggcggcggcccggaCCGGTACTACGAAGACGAAGGCTACGGCTACAAGGAGGAGCGCGAGTTCAAGTCGTCGCGCGATGTAGGCACGCGGCGCCCGCAGCACCGCGCCTACCAGCAGCAGCGCCCGCAGCCCTACCAACGCCCGCCCAAGTAA
- the LOC134657961 gene encoding dynein light chain roadblock-type 2-like, with amino-acid sequence MATEVEETIKRIQAHKGVMGVIIVNHEGIPIKSSLDNATSVLYSGLIGQLTEKAKNVVREMDSSNDLTFLRVRSKRHEILIAPDREFILIVIQNTSD; translated from the exons atg GCGACTGAAGTAGAGGAAACCATCAAGCGGATTCAGGCCCATAAAGGGGTAATGGGAGTGATCATTGTAAACCACGAAG GCATTCCGATCAAGAGCTCTTTGGATAATGCTACTTCAGTCCTGTATTCCGGTCTCATTGGGCAGCTCACAGAGAAAGCTAAGAACGTTGTCAGGGAGATG GATTCCTCAAACGACTTGACATTCCTGCGCGTGAGGAGTAAACGCCATGAGATCCTGATTGCTCCGGACCGCGAATTCATACTCATTGTCATACAAAACACATCAGACTAA
- the LOC134658052 gene encoding KH domain-containing, RNA-binding, signal transduction-associated protein 2-like isoform X1 — protein sequence MMNDKNGYNNSDFKRNSNQDMQADADHHDQDGDEGAKINDKAGEYMRELLSEKIKLNTAKFPYATKLIDQEVTKVQASGRLPPRDFKYVDVYHEKPVKVTVKVLVPLKEHPKFNFVGKLLGPKGNTMKQLQEETMCKMAVLGRGSMRDRQKEEELRNSLDPKYAHLTDELHVEISALAPPAEAHARIAYALAEVKKYLLPDVTDMMGGPPMREMGQRDGGQRPLLAGPGPAGRPEVQYRAFTATKRSLSYQGPVVSEGPPPRGGPPGRARMPPAHAHAHHHAPHAPPMGPPRMGAKTKVISILDRARSAMESSYGYDDPYAAPEPPVRGPPRAPPADDFYYGGGGPDRYYEDEGYGYKEEREFKSSRDVGTRRPQHRAYQQQRPQPYQRPPKPAPKKRSL from the exons ATGATGAACGATAAGAACGGTTACAATAATAGTGATTTTAAGCGTAATTCCAACCAAGACATGCAAGCCGATGCCGACCACCACGATCAAGATGGCGACGAAGGAGCGAAAATAAATGATAAAGCCGGAGAATACATGAGAGAATTGTTGagtgaaaaaatcaaactaaacaCTGCTAAATTCCCGTACGCTACTAAACTCATCGACCAGG AGGTTACCAAGGTGCAAGCGTCGGGCCGGCTTCCGCCACGGGACTTCAAATATGTCGATGTGTACCATGAGAAGCCGGTCAAAGTTACCGTTAAGGTCCTGGTGCCCCTCAAAGAACATCCCAAG TTCAACTTTGTGGGCAAGCTGCTGGGCCCCAAGGGTAACACCATGAAACAGCTGCAGGAGGAGACCATGTGCAAGATGGCTGTGCTGGGGCGGGGCTCCATGAGAGACAG ACAAAAGGAAGAGGAGCTCCGTAACTCCCTGGACCCCAAGTACGCGCACCTGACGGACGAGCTGCACGTGGAGATCTCCGCGCTGGCGCCGCCGGCGGAGGCGCACGCGCGCATCGCGTACGCCCTCGCCGAGGTGAAGAAGTACCTGCTGCCCGACGTCACGGACATGATGGGGGGACCCCCCATGAGGGAAATGGGACAGAGAG ATGGAGGGCAGCGGCCGCTCCTAGCCGGCCCTGGCCCGGCCGGTCGGCCCGAAGTGCAATACCGCGCCTTCACGGCCACCAAACGGTCCCTATCTTACCAGGGGCCCGTGGTCAGCGAAG GTCCGCCGCCGCGGGGCGGGCCGCCGGGGCGCGCGCGCATGCCGCCagcgcacgcgcacgcgcaTCACCACGCGCCGCACGCGCCGCCCATGGGCCCGCCGCGTATGGGCGCCAAGACCAAGGTCATCAGCATCCTGGACCGCGCGCGCTCCGCCATGGAGTCCTCGTACGGGTACGACGACCCCTACGCCGCGCCCGAGCCCCCG GTCCGCGGGCCACCACGCGCGCCACCCGCCGACGACTTCTActacggcggcggcggcccggaCCGGTACTACGAAGACGAAGGCTACGGCTACAAGGAGGAGCGCGAGTTCAAGTCGTCGCGCGATGTAGGCACGCGGCGCCCGCAGCACCGCGCCTACCAGCAGCAGCGCCCGCAGCCCTACCAACGCCCGCCCAA GCCCGCTCCGAAAAAGCGCTCACTGTAA